TGACCAGAACGCAGCATTCCCGGCGGACAGACGTCTCTAAGGGTGTGACGAATCTAGTGGTGAGTATCGAGCGTCCTCACCGGGTAGAGGCCGCCGACGAGGCACGGGATGCCGTCTCGGCGCTCTACGGCCGGGAGTGGCGCGGTCTCGTGCGCCTGGCCGTTCTGGTGATCGACGACAGACAGACAGCCGAGGACATAGTCCAGGAGGCGTTCGCGCAGCTGTACCGGCGCTGGCCACTGAAGGACTCCGACAAGGCGCTCGGGTACCTCCGCACGACCGTGCTCAACGGGAGCCGGTCCACGCTCCGGCGCCGCCGAGTGGCCCGCCTCTACACTCCCCCGCACCAGGCACCACACGACTCCGCGGAGAGCTCCGCGGTGCTCGGGGAAGAACGCCTCCAGGTACGCCAGGCGCTTCAGGCACTGCCCACCCGGTCCCGTGAAGTACTCGTGCTGCGCTACTACCTCGATCTCCCGTTCGAGGAGATCGCCGACATCCTCGGCATCAGTGCATCCACCGCCAGAGCGACCGGTTCGCGCGGTCTCGCGGCTCTGACCAAGAAACTCGAGGAACACCGATGAACGACACCGAGACCCGCCTGCGCGACTACCTGAACGCCAAGGCCGGCACCGTACCGGAGTCCGCCCACGGCCCGGGCCTGGCGGAGCCGACCCGTTCCCGGCACTTGCCAGTACTGCTCTCCGCGGCCGCCGTGGTACTCGTGGTCGGTCTCGCGGCGACCTTGCTCAACCACGTCGGCTCAGGCGGCGCCGAACCGGCGGGAAAGCCGCCCGTCAACCCCTACGGGCCGCCTGGGGCACTGACGTCGGACCTGCCGCGCGTGCCGTACAAGGTCATCAACAAGAACTCGAGCACACTGCTCGACGGCGCCCAGGCCGTCCGGCTGCCGGCCGGCGTCGACACCGTCTTCAGCCGGCGCGTCGAGGGCGGTTGGCTGGCAGACCAGTCGGACGAACCCGGCGACTACAAGTCCGGTGTACTGCTCGCGAACGGAACGTTCCGGCAGGTCGGACCGGAGCTCACCGACATGCCGGTCCTGTCACCGGACCGCACCCAGGTCGCCATGGCCCGCTATGTCAAGGGCGCGAACCAGGGCCAGATCCTGGTGGTGGATCTGGCCACCGGCCGCGAGATCGCACACACGCCCCTCGGGAGCGCCCCGCTGGTGCGCGGCTGGAACAAGGACGGTGTCTGGTTCACGAGCGGCGAGCACGACAGCCCGCCGACCGTCGGCAGCATCCACGTCTGGCAGCCGGGAGATGGCAAGCCGAAGACCGTGGATGTCCCGGGCTACTCCGGCACTCTGGACGTTCCCACCGAGCCGGGCAACGTCGTCATCACCACCGGCACCATGGGCCACGAGTGCATGCTGGCGGGCAGTCTCGATGACGGCAAGTTCGTTCAGCAGCGGAAGTTCTGCTCCACGTCGAAGGGGGCGGTCTACCCGGTCCTGGCACCGGACGGCAAGACAATGCTGGACACCGCCGCGAACCAGGCGGTCAACGTCAGTACCGGCAAGACGGTCCAGTTCCAGTTGCCCGACCCGATCCAGACCTGGCCGGAGCCGGTCTTCGAAGACTCGGCCAACGTGCTCGTGAAGACCGAACGGCAGCCCAAGAACAATCGCGGCAACGGCATCGAGCAACTGTTCCGCTGTGACGTCACCAGTGGCGCCTGCAAGCTGGTGATGAAGGAGGCGAGCAACGTGCGGCTCAGCATGCCCTGACCAACGCACATCGGCAGCAAATCGGCTCAGCACGGGTGATCCGTGCTGAGCCGATGTCGTTCAGGTAAGAGTCAGCTGTCGACTCGGACGATGGTGGAACCAGAGCCGTCGGCTCCGTCGGTGAAGTGCAGCTGGCCCAGGTAGCGCGTACCTGCTGTCAGACCGGACCAGTTGGCGGTCACCGTGACCTGTCCGGCGACCTGCACCGGCTGGCTGGCCGGTGAGGCAGTCAGGTTGCCTTGCGCGTTCTGGATCTGCCAATGGTTCAGTTTGACTTGTTGCTGGCTCGCACCGGCGTACAGGTCGACGTACACATCCACCTGACCACCTGCGGGTTGCGGCAGGTTCACCTCTTCCTCAGCGGAGCCACCGGTGCTGCTGCCGAGCAGAGTGTTCGTACCGGCCTTGTAGACGAACACATCCAGGTCAGTACCGGCCGGGTAGTCCGCGTCGAACGTGGAGAAGCGCGCGTACGTCGTACCGGCCGGGACGTTCACCGTGAACTTCGCGACGTGGTCGTTGGCCTTCGGGCTCGCGGTCGGGAACGCGACGCCGCCCGGGTTCTTCAGCGCGGCTTCGCCGACAGTCGCCGGGTTCAGCCCCAGTGCGGAGGTGTTGAGCGTACCGGCGTATCCAGCGGTGACCGGCACCTGCACCGAGCCGCTCGTACCCGTTCCGTTGACCTGGACCGGAGCCTTCACCGTCAGCGGCTTGATCGCCAACGTGCTGGCGACGGTGTGCTTCGCCGACTTCCACACCAGCCGGCCGAACGAGTACTGCTCCAGCGGGGCGCCGTTGTTCTCGACCGTCACCTTGTACGTGGTGGTGCGGCCGGGCATCGTGATCAGGAGCTTCGGCGTCACGGTGACCTTCAGACCCTTCAGGCCTTCCACCTTCGGGAAGTACACCTCCGGGGTCCTGCCCACGTTCGTCACGGTCCGGGTCACGGTCTGCTTGCCGGCCAGGTCACCGATCGCGATCGTCGGGTAGTTGAGGTCACTCAGGTCGATCTTCCCGTTGGCACACAGCTCATGCGTACTCGGCACCTGCCCCGAACCACAGACGAACTTGGTCCAGTCGGTGTACGTCGAGTCGTACACGAGTCCCGGGTCCATCCCGTACTTCGGCTGGACCTGACCGGCGCCGTACCCGAACGGTGTGGCCGGCGAACCGGAGTCATTCTGGATCGGCTTGCCGCTGGTGTCCTTGTCGGTGGCGGTCGTCATCAGCGCGGACTTGATCGCCATCGGGGACCAAGTCGGGTGCTTGCTCTTCAGTACGGCGGCGATTCCGGCGATGTGCGGCGTCGACATCGACGTACCGCTCATGAACGCGTACTCACCACCGGCGGCGCTGAACGCGGTCGTCGCGGCCAGCACGTTCGTACCCGGCGCCATGATGTCCGGCTTGAGCAGGTCCCCGTTGCCGGCCGGGGACGGGCCGCGGCTGGAAGAGCTCGCCACCTTCGGAGCAGTGACCCGGACCGGCGTACCCGGGCTGATCGTGGCCGTCGGGTTCGCGGTGCCGCCGACGTACGCCTTGACCTCCGGAGCCTTCGTGTCGTCCAGGTGCACGGTCGGGACCGAGTGCAGGTCGCTGTCCAGCGTGCCCGGCGTGATGTTCAGCAGGATCATGCCGACACCGCCCGCGTTCTTCACCTGCAGGCTCTTGTCGACGCGCGCGTTCACCCCGCGGTCGCAGACCACGATCTTTCCCGTGACCTTCGCCGGATCCAGCAGGCCCGCCTGGCAGAGCTCCAGGTTGGCCGGGTCGGCACCGGCAAGGCCGGCGTCCTTCGCGAGGATCACCGGCGCCTGCGGCGTACCGGAACCGACACCTGCGCCGACGTACGACTTGCCGTTGCCCAGCGTCACCGTGGTCTGTACGTCACGGTCATGGGTGCCGTTGGCAACCGACATCACCCACGGGTACGTCTTGCCGACGGTCGCGTCACCGGGACCGGTGTTACCGGCGCTGGTCGCTACGAACACACCCGCCTTGGCCGCGCGCATGAAAGCGAGACCCGTCGCGTTCACGTACGTCGAGCCGCTGCCGGAGATCGAGTAGTTGATCACGTCGACGCCGTCCGACACCGCGGCGTCGATCGCGGCGACGATGTCGGCATCCGTACCGCTGCCGCCGCCGCTCGCGTCAACTGCCCACAGCGCCTTGTAGATCGCCAGCCGGGCGTGCGGCGCCATCCCGGAGCCCTTGCCGTAGTCACGACCCATCACGGTCATGTCGACGCCGTAGTTGCCGGCCGCCGTACTCGCGGTGTGCGTACCGTGGCCGCCGTAGTCACGCGGCGACCTGAACTCCTCGGGGATCGGACGGTTGCCGATGCCCTTGTCGAAGTACCGCGCGCCGATGACCTTGTTGTTGCAGGTCACGGGCGCTTCTTCACCGGCCTGGCAGGTGCCCTTCCACTTCTTCGCCACCAGCGCATCGGACTGCTTACTGGTCTTGATCGGCGCGAAGCTCGGCCGCTCCGGTACGTACCCGGAGTCGATCATGCCGATGATCACGCCGTCACCGGCCTTGTCGACACCACCCGCCTGCTGCCAGGTGCCGCCCTTGCCGGACATGCCGAGGAAGCGCGGCGTGTCGACGGTGTCGGCGTGCTCGATCTCGTTCGGCTCGACGCTCTTCACACCCGACGACTTGGCCAGCTTCACCGCGTCGTCGTACGACATCTCGGCCGAGAAACCGGCGTACGTGTAGCTGTAGTCGTACAGCTTCTTCACGCCCGGGACCTTGGACAGCACCTGGTCACGCTCACCGGCGAGGTGCTTCACGTAGTCGACGACCGGCGCGGCGGTCTTCAGCAGCTTGCCGCCCGGCAGCACCTTCGTGGCCGCCAGACCGGCGATGTCACCGTCGTACTCCGCCACCGGGGAGTCGTCGAGCTGCACGATGTACGAGCCGGTCCCCGAGCGCTTCACCTCGGGGTCGGCCGCCGGCGGCGGGGATGTCTGGCTGGCACTGGCGGCGTTCACCAGCACCGGTACGCCGGCCATGGCGGCGATCAGCGCGGAGGCGACCACGATCGCCTGACGTTTGCGGGACACGGAGTTCCTCCAGGGCTTGGACGGAGCGATGGTGGAGCTGGGGTTCGCTTTCCTGCGCCGGCAGGTGACCGGCGTCACGGGGCCCCGAGTATGCCGTCACGGCGGCGCGGATGTCACGCTCAGCAGACCAGGCGACCGCCGACAGCAAGGGAAAACCCGATGCCCGACCTGACCGAGTCCATCACAGTGCACTCGACCGCTGACGCACTGTATCGATTGGTCAGCGATCTCCCCCGAATGCACGAATGGAGCCCCGAATGCACCCACGTCACCTGGTCCTCCAGGCCACCCGGGTCGAGCGGGTCCGCCGAGTCGGCAGGGTCGCGCGATTCAGCCGGGTCGGGCGGGTCGGCTGGGTCGGGCGGTTCAGCCGGGTCGGGCGGTTCGGGCGGTTCGGGCGGGTTGCACGGCGTTTCCGGGTCAGCCGGGCTCTCCCAGGCTGGCGGGGCAGGCGGCGCCTCCGGGTCAGTAAGCTCGTCCGGAACGGGCGGGGCTTCCGGGTCAGCCGGGGCGTCCGGGGCGGGTGGTGCTCTGGTGGTGGGGCCGGTGCCGGGAACTCGGTTCGTGGGGCACAACCGGGTGGGGATGGTCCGGTGGTTCACTTTCGGCAAGGTGGTGGAGGCCGACCCGGGGCACCGCTTCAGCTTCGACATCACCTTCGGCCCGATCCCGATCTCCCGCTGGGACTACCGGTTCACCGACACCGAATCCGGCTGCCACCTCACCGAATCCTGGACCGACCACCGCCCCCGCGTACTCAAACTCCTCTTCCGCCCGATCTTCGGCAACCGCACCCCACGCAACGCCGACGGCATCCACACCACCCTCCTCCGCCTCAAATCCACCGCCGAAGCCCCGACCACCAACTGACCCGCACCCACAGCCGTACGCCCCAACCCGAACTGAGTTTGAAGCTCGCCCCCAACTGTCCCCCGCACCCCGAGCCGGAGCGAGTCGCCGCCCGGACGGCCTGCCCCTTACACCCCTCAGCCGGAGTGAGCTTGGCGCTCGGGCCGCCTGTCCCCCAACACCCCCAACTCGGAGTGAGCTTGGAGCTCGGGCCGGTGTCCCCCAGCACCCCCGGCTCGGTGTGAGCTTGGAGCTCGGACCGGCTGTCCCCAGCACCCCCGCTCGGAGTGAGTTTGGAGCTCGGGCCGGGTGTTGGTAATCTGGTCCTTCGCGCGCCCACGGATGGTGCTTTGCCGTGCGCCGCAACACCTTCCGTATTGACCGCATACTCCTGATCGAGGCACTGCTCCGTGGCGAACATCAAGTCCCAGATCAAGCGCAACCGCCAGAACGAGGCTGCGCGACTTCGCAACAAGTCGGTGAAGTCGACCCTCAAGACGGCTGTTCGGCGCTTCCACGAGGCCGTCGAAGCCGGCGAGGCCGACAAGGCCCAGGACACCGCCCGTAAGGCCGGCCGCCTGCTCGACAAGGCCGTCAGCAAGGGCGTCATCCACGCCAACCAGGCTGCCAACCGCAAGTCGGCGATCTTCAAGAAGGCCGCCGCGCTCTGATCCACCGGGGCTCCCACCCCGTAGGCGAACTCCACGATCGACCGGCCCCAGGGCTGGTCGATCGTTTTCGCATGCCCACGCACAACCGTCAACCGTCGCCCCGTAGGTCCCAGCTGAGCACAACAACATCCGCGAGACAGGCGACACCCGGCTCCCACCAGCCCACCCCTCACCTGTCTGAACGCAAGGCGAGCGGACACGGGCAGGGCGCAGTGTGCAGTCACCGGTAGCGGTCCAGCGGGCGCGGGCACCGACTGAGGTCAGCGGTCAGCTGACGCGGTCACCGGCCGCGGTTAGCGGGTGCAGCTAGCGACTGGGGTCACCGGATGCGGTTGGCGGATACGGTCACCGGCCGCGCTCAGCAGGTGCGGTTAGCGGCCGCGGTCACCGGCCGCGCTCACCGGCTGCGGTTAGCGGGTGCGGTTAGCGGCGGCCGTGGGAGGCGGTTACTTTGAGGAGCATGCGTTCGAGGGCGTACCCGGCGTCGCCGGAGGCACCTTTGACATCGGCATCCGCCTGAGCAACTGCCTTGATCGCCGCAGCCAACCCACCCGGCGTCCAGCCACGCGAC
The genomic region above belongs to Kribbella solani and contains:
- a CDS encoding SigE family RNA polymerase sigma factor, with product MTNLVVSIERPHRVEAADEARDAVSALYGREWRGLVRLAVLVIDDRQTAEDIVQEAFAQLYRRWPLKDSDKALGYLRTTVLNGSRSTLRRRRVARLYTPPHQAPHDSAESSAVLGEERLQVRQALQALPTRSREVLVLRYYLDLPFEEIADILGISASTARATGSRGLAALTKKLEEHR
- a CDS encoding S8 family serine peptidase → MSRKRQAIVVASALIAAMAGVPVLVNAASASQTSPPPAADPEVKRSGTGSYIVQLDDSPVAEYDGDIAGLAATKVLPGGKLLKTAAPVVDYVKHLAGERDQVLSKVPGVKKLYDYSYTYAGFSAEMSYDDAVKLAKSSGVKSVEPNEIEHADTVDTPRFLGMSGKGGTWQQAGGVDKAGDGVIIGMIDSGYVPERPSFAPIKTSKQSDALVAKKWKGTCQAGEEAPVTCNNKVIGARYFDKGIGNRPIPEEFRSPRDYGGHGTHTASTAAGNYGVDMTVMGRDYGKGSGMAPHARLAIYKALWAVDASGGGSGTDADIVAAIDAAVSDGVDVINYSISGSGSTYVNATGLAFMRAAKAGVFVATSAGNTGPGDATVGKTYPWVMSVANGTHDRDVQTTVTLGNGKSYVGAGVGSGTPQAPVILAKDAGLAGADPANLELCQAGLLDPAKVTGKIVVCDRGVNARVDKSLQVKNAGGVGMILLNITPGTLDSDLHSVPTVHLDDTKAPEVKAYVGGTANPTATISPGTPVRVTAPKVASSSSRGPSPAGNGDLLKPDIMAPGTNVLAATTAFSAAGGEYAFMSGTSMSTPHIAGIAAVLKSKHPTWSPMAIKSALMTTATDKDTSGKPIQNDSGSPATPFGYGAGQVQPKYGMDPGLVYDSTYTDWTKFVCGSGQVPSTHELCANGKIDLSDLNYPTIAIGDLAGKQTVTRTVTNVGRTPEVYFPKVEGLKGLKVTVTPKLLITMPGRTTTYKVTVENNGAPLEQYSFGRLVWKSAKHTVASTLAIKPLTVKAPVQVNGTGTSGSVQVPVTAGYAGTLNTSALGLNPATVGEAALKNPGGVAFPTASPKANDHVAKFTVNVPAGTTYARFSTFDADYPAGTDLDVFVYKAGTNTLLGSSTGGSAEEEVNLPQPAGGQVDVYVDLYAGASQQQVKLNHWQIQNAQGNLTASPASQPVQVAGQVTVTANWSGLTAGTRYLGQLHFTDGADGSGSTIVRVDS
- a CDS encoding SRPBCC family protein; translation: MPGTRFVGHNRVGMVRWFTFGKVVEADPGHRFSFDITFGPIPISRWDYRFTDTESGCHLTESWTDHRPRVLKLLFRPIFGNRTPRNADGIHTTLLRLKSTAEAPTTN
- the rpsT gene encoding 30S ribosomal protein S20; this encodes MANIKSQIKRNRQNEAARLRNKSVKSTLKTAVRRFHEAVEAGEADKAQDTARKAGRLLDKAVSKGVIHANQAANRKSAIFKKAAAL